The proteins below come from a single Prolixibacter sp. NT017 genomic window:
- the nusA gene encoding transcription termination factor NusA — protein sequence MDNLNLIDTFSEFKELKNIDRATMMSVLEDVFRSVLQKQYGTDENFDVIINPDKGDFEIWRNREVVEDKDLTDPNLQISLSEAKKIDTDYEVGEEVSDEVRLVHFGRRAILNLRQNLAARILELEKDNIYTIYKSKVGDIVTGEVYQIWKREILVLDDEGNELLLPKAEQIPSDFFRKGDTIRAVVVRVEMKNNNPQIILSRTSPVFLERLFELEVPEIFDGLITIKKIVRVPGERAKVAVESYDERVDPVGACVGMKGSRIHGIVRELRNENIDVINFTNNLQLYIQRALNPAKISTIKINEEDKRAEVYLKPEEVSLAIGKGGLNIRLASQLTGYEIDVYRDQIEEDEEDVNLDEFSDEIEDWILDELKAIGCDTAKNVLSLSREELIKRTDLEEETIDEVLRIFKTEFE from the coding sequence ATGGACAATCTGAACTTGATTGACACCTTCTCGGAGTTTAAAGAGTTAAAGAACATCGACAGAGCCACAATGATGAGTGTGCTGGAAGATGTTTTTCGCAGTGTGCTACAAAAACAATACGGCACCGATGAGAATTTCGATGTAATCATCAACCCTGACAAGGGCGACTTCGAGATTTGGCGGAACCGTGAGGTTGTAGAAGACAAGGATTTAACCGATCCGAACCTTCAGATTTCATTATCTGAAGCCAAGAAAATTGATACCGACTACGAAGTAGGTGAAGAAGTGTCTGACGAAGTGAGATTGGTTCATTTCGGTCGCCGGGCAATTCTTAACTTGCGTCAGAATCTGGCAGCAAGGATATTGGAGCTTGAAAAAGATAACATTTACACCATATATAAATCAAAAGTAGGTGATATTGTTACCGGAGAAGTTTACCAAATTTGGAAAAGGGAAATTCTAGTACTCGACGACGAAGGCAACGAACTGTTGCTTCCGAAAGCTGAGCAGATTCCTTCAGACTTTTTCCGGAAAGGAGATACCATTCGTGCAGTTGTTGTGAGGGTTGAGATGAAGAACAACAATCCGCAGATTATTCTGTCACGGACATCGCCGGTATTCCTCGAAAGACTTTTCGAGTTGGAAGTTCCCGAGATTTTCGATGGCCTGATAACCATCAAGAAAATCGTTAGAGTACCCGGTGAGCGGGCCAAAGTTGCCGTTGAGTCATACGACGAGCGCGTTGATCCGGTAGGAGCTTGTGTAGGAATGAAGGGTTCCCGCATTCATGGCATCGTAAGGGAGCTACGTAACGAAAATATTGATGTAATTAATTTTACGAATAACTTGCAGCTGTACATTCAACGGGCATTGAACCCGGCCAAAATTTCCACCATTAAGATTAATGAAGAGGATAAACGTGCCGAGGTATATCTGAAACCCGAAGAAGTATCGCTCGCAATTGGTAAAGGCGGTTTGAATATCCGTCTGGCCAGTCAGTTGACCGGCTACGAAATTGACGTTTACCGCGATCAGATAGAGGAAGACGAGGAGGATGTTAACCTCGACGAATTCTCTGACGAAATTGAAGATTGGATTCTCGATGAATTGAAAGCAATTGGTTGCGACACAGCCAAGAATGTATTAAGTCTTTCAAGAGAGGAATTGATCAAAAGAACCGATCTTGAAGAGGAAACCATTGACGAGGTTCTCCGTATCTTCAAGACTGAATTTGAGTAA
- the rimP gene encoding ribosome assembly cofactor RimP, which produces MINKELIRSLIDEKLTDDIFVVDIQVSTGNAISVLIDSDSGLSIEQCVAFSRQIEHNLDRDEEDFQLEVSSPGLTQPFKVLRQYQKNIGREIEVTTNDGDKHTGILKEAGEDGIILEESRRERVEGKKKKVTVTENLPFSFDKIRTAKSVISFK; this is translated from the coding sequence ATGATTAATAAAGAACTGATTCGGAGTCTGATTGATGAGAAGCTTACTGACGACATATTTGTTGTCGATATTCAGGTCTCAACCGGTAACGCCATATCGGTTCTGATTGATAGTGATAGCGGGCTGAGCATCGAACAATGCGTTGCATTCAGCCGTCAAATTGAGCATAATCTAGACCGCGATGAAGAAGATTTTCAACTGGAGGTTTCGTCGCCGGGTTTAACCCAACCCTTCAAGGTGCTTCGTCAGTACCAAAAAAATATTGGACGCGAAATTGAAGTAACAACCAATGACGGTGACAAGCACACCGGCATTTTAAAGGAAGCCGGTGAAGACGGCATCATACTGGAAGAAAGCCGGCGTGAGCGGGTTGAAGGAAAAAAGAAGAAGGTAACTGTAACAGAGAACCTTCCATTTTCGTTCGACAAGATAAGAACAGCAAAAAGCGTTATTTCTTTTAAATAA
- a CDS encoding HD domain-containing protein — MKPLKRKIVNDPVWGFIEWDSPLLLDLISHPYVQRLRRIKQLGLSSLVYPGANHTRFEHVIGAMHLVRSALDVLKTKGHEITDEETTGVLAAILLHDIGHGPFSHALEESMVKGISHEVISKLFMHQLNREFDGRLDLAIQIFAGEYHKKFLHQLVSSQLDMDRLDYLKRDSFYSGVSEGIVSSDRIIKMLNIRNGELVVESKGIYSIEKFLIARRLMYWQVYMHKTVLSAEHMMISVLKRAHELASDGDNVFAPPALGVFLRGDITRHEFESGDNETVKSALQLFAELDDTDILSSIKEWTRHSDVILSTLSGSIINRNLFKIKLSNHPVTEKKRAELRERVMKTFSVTSSEADYFVISGTATNNAYMPSVEQINILFKNGKIKDIKDASDINLSGLSTTVRKYFVCYPREIILK, encoded by the coding sequence TTGAAGCCGCTTAAACGAAAAATTGTCAACGATCCGGTGTGGGGGTTTATCGAGTGGGATTCACCGTTGTTGTTGGATTTGATTAGTCATCCTTACGTGCAGCGTCTTCGTCGGATTAAACAGCTGGGGCTTTCCAGCCTGGTTTATCCTGGTGCCAATCATACCCGTTTCGAGCACGTTATTGGAGCGATGCATTTGGTGCGTTCTGCGCTGGATGTGCTGAAAACAAAAGGGCATGAGATAACAGATGAGGAAACGACGGGCGTGCTGGCTGCTATCCTTTTGCATGACATTGGGCACGGCCCGTTTTCCCATGCCTTGGAAGAGAGCATGGTGAAAGGGATTTCCCATGAAGTTATCTCGAAGTTGTTCATGCACCAGTTAAACCGTGAATTTGACGGCCGTCTCGACCTGGCTATTCAGATATTTGCCGGAGAGTATCACAAGAAATTTCTGCACCAGTTGGTCAGTAGTCAGCTGGACATGGATCGACTCGACTACCTGAAGCGTGACAGCTTCTATTCCGGTGTTTCGGAAGGAATTGTTTCGTCAGATCGGATCATCAAGATGCTGAATATCCGGAATGGTGAGCTGGTGGTTGAGTCGAAGGGGATTTACTCTATCGAGAAATTTCTGATTGCCCGGCGCTTGATGTATTGGCAGGTTTACATGCACAAAACCGTTTTGTCGGCCGAGCATATGATGATAAGTGTGCTGAAAAGGGCGCATGAGTTGGCTTCCGATGGCGACAATGTATTTGCCCCGCCGGCACTCGGTGTGTTTTTGCGTGGCGATATCACCCGGCACGAGTTTGAATCGGGCGACAACGAAACGGTCAAATCAGCGCTTCAACTGTTTGCCGAGCTGGATGATACGGATATTCTTAGTTCGATCAAAGAATGGACTCGTCATTCAGACGTGATTTTGTCAACGCTTTCCGGGAGTATTATTAACCGAAACCTTTTTAAGATCAAATTGAGTAATCATCCGGTAACGGAAAAAAAGAGGGCAGAATTGCGTGAACGTGTTATGAAGACTTTTTCGGTGACATCATCCGAAGCCGATTATTTTGTCATTTCGGGAACAGCGACAAACAATGCCTACATGCCAAGTGTAGAGCAGATCAATATCTTGTTCAAAAACGGAAAGATCAAGGATATCAAGGATGCTTCGGACATTAATTTGTCCGGATTATCGACGACTGTGCGCAAATATTTTGTCTGTTATCCTCGCGAAATAATTTTGAAGTAA
- the lpxD gene encoding UDP-3-O-(3-hydroxymyristoyl)glucosamine N-acyltransferase: protein MEFSANDIAGLLGGEVEGDGSVKVNNVSKIDQGIPGTLAFLANPAYAKYIYTTKASVVLVNRDFKPEDELSCTLIRVDDAYASIAKLLNYYEQSKPKKVGIEQPSFISESATVGEQLYVGAFAYIGENATIGKNVKIYPNVYIGDGVTVGDDTILYAGVKVYAGCKVGKNCILHAGSVVGSDGFGFAPTSDGSYDKIAQVGNVEIRDNVEIGSNTTIDCATMGSTVINEGVKIDNLVQIAHNVEVGKNTVIVAQVGVAGSAKIGENCMIGGQVGIAGHIRIGNNVKVGAQSGISNNVKDNSTIFGTPAFGHRDFMKSYAVFKNLPQLRSDVIELGRKIKDLDESNS from the coding sequence ATGGAGTTTTCAGCCAACGACATTGCCGGGTTGCTGGGCGGTGAAGTAGAAGGAGATGGCAGTGTAAAAGTGAATAATGTTTCCAAAATCGACCAGGGAATCCCCGGAACATTAGCTTTTCTTGCTAATCCGGCTTACGCTAAATATATATATACAACCAAGGCATCGGTGGTGCTGGTTAACCGCGATTTCAAACCGGAGGATGAACTTTCCTGTACGCTTATCCGTGTAGATGACGCCTACGCTTCGATTGCCAAATTGCTGAATTATTACGAGCAATCGAAGCCGAAAAAAGTAGGTATTGAACAACCTTCCTTTATAAGCGAATCAGCAACTGTCGGTGAACAGCTGTACGTCGGAGCTTTTGCCTATATAGGCGAAAACGCGACGATCGGCAAGAATGTAAAAATTTATCCCAACGTATATATTGGCGATGGAGTTACTGTTGGTGACGATACTATTTTATATGCAGGTGTGAAAGTTTATGCCGGCTGTAAGGTGGGTAAAAACTGTATTTTGCATGCTGGCTCAGTTGTTGGTTCCGATGGATTTGGATTTGCGCCAACTTCTGATGGCAGTTACGATAAGATTGCACAGGTTGGAAATGTAGAGATTCGTGATAATGTAGAAATTGGCTCGAATACTACGATCGATTGTGCGACTATGGGGTCAACCGTTATCAACGAAGGTGTGAAAATTGACAACCTGGTGCAGATTGCACACAATGTGGAGGTTGGAAAAAATACTGTTATTGTAGCTCAGGTAGGAGTTGCAGGATCAGCTAAGATTGGAGAAAATTGTATGATTGGCGGACAAGTAGGTATTGCCGGTCATATTAGAATTGGCAATAACGTAAAAGTTGGTGCCCAATCAGGAATCTCAAATAATGTGAAAGATAACTCGACAATTTTTGGAACGCCTGCTTTTGGACATCGCGATTTTATGAAGTCGTATGCCGTATTTAAGAATCTTCCGCAGTTGCGTTCAGATGTGATTGAGCTTGGGCGGAAAATAAAAGACCTGGACGAATCCAACAGCTGA
- a CDS encoding bifunctional UDP-3-O-[3-hydroxymyristoyl] N-acetylglucosamine deacetylase/3-hydroxyacyl-ACP dehydratase: MSVKQKTIAKPVSVTGIGLHTGVEVTMTFKPAPEDHGFKFQRIDVEGKPVINADVSKVKGTSRGTVLQEGEVGISTIEHTMAALLGMDIDNVLIEVDGPEAPILDGSSAPIVATLKEAGLVEQEARRDYFEIKQKIVYRNEEQGIELIALPDDEFALDVMISYDSVVLGNQFATLSSLKDFEKQVAPCRTFVFVRELEMLLKNNLVKGGDLDNAIVIMDQQMPQQELDRIADLFNHEHVQVDKIGVLNNLDLHFENECARHKLLDVIGDLALVGKRIKGRIIARRPGHMANTEFARILQKECKRQTALNSAPEYDPNETPLYDINEIKTMLPHRSPFLLVDKIMDKGDDFIIGVKNVTMDEPFFSGHFPDEPVMPGVLMVEAMAQCGGVFVISSLPSDGNYSTYFMKLDNIKFRKKVVPGDTLIFKLKLAGPIRRGIANMIGYAFVGDTVVCEGEFMAQIVKN, from the coding sequence ATGAGTGTGAAACAAAAGACCATTGCGAAACCTGTTTCGGTGACAGGTATAGGACTCCATACGGGAGTAGAAGTAACGATGACCTTTAAACCTGCTCCCGAAGATCATGGTTTCAAATTTCAGAGGATAGATGTTGAGGGAAAACCGGTGATTAACGCCGATGTATCGAAAGTAAAGGGTACTTCGCGCGGAACGGTTCTTCAGGAAGGTGAAGTTGGGATTAGCACGATTGAGCACACGATGGCTGCTTTGCTTGGGATGGATATTGATAATGTGCTGATCGAGGTAGATGGTCCCGAAGCTCCCATTTTGGACGGAAGTTCTGCTCCCATTGTAGCTACGCTGAAAGAAGCAGGCCTGGTTGAACAGGAAGCCCGTCGCGACTATTTCGAAATCAAGCAAAAAATTGTTTATCGGAACGAAGAGCAGGGAATTGAGTTGATTGCGCTTCCGGACGATGAGTTTGCTCTGGATGTGATGATTTCCTATGATTCGGTAGTGTTGGGAAATCAATTTGCGACGCTCAGTTCATTAAAAGACTTTGAAAAACAAGTGGCTCCTTGTCGTACGTTTGTTTTTGTGCGTGAGCTGGAAATGTTGTTGAAGAATAATCTCGTGAAAGGTGGCGATCTGGACAACGCGATTGTTATTATGGATCAGCAGATGCCTCAGCAGGAGTTGGATCGCATTGCCGACTTGTTTAATCACGAGCATGTTCAGGTCGATAAGATTGGTGTTTTAAATAATCTGGATCTGCATTTCGAAAACGAATGTGCCCGCCATAAGTTGCTTGATGTGATTGGCGACCTGGCCCTTGTTGGAAAGCGCATCAAAGGGCGAATCATAGCCCGTCGTCCGGGACACATGGCTAACACGGAGTTTGCCCGGATTCTCCAGAAAGAATGCAAGCGTCAGACGGCTCTGAACTCAGCACCGGAATACGACCCCAACGAGACTCCTTTATACGATATTAACGAGATAAAAACGATGTTGCCGCACCGGTCTCCATTCCTTTTGGTTGACAAAATCATGGACAAAGGAGACGATTTCATTATCGGAGTGAAAAACGTGACCATGGATGAGCCGTTTTTCAGCGGTCATTTTCCGGATGAGCCGGTTATGCCCGGCGTTCTGATGGTGGAAGCCATGGCGCAATGTGGGGGTGTGTTTGTGATTAGTTCATTACCTTCCGACGGGAATTACTCCACTTATTTCATGAAACTTGACAACATTAAGTTTAGAAAGAAGGTGGTGCCAGGCGATACATTGATATTTAAATTGAAGCTGGCAGGTCCGATTCGTCGTGGAATTGCTAATATGATTGGCTATGCTTTTGTTGGCGACACGGTTGTCTGCGAAGGCGAATTTATGGCCCAAATTGTTAAAAACTAA
- the lpxA gene encoding acyl-ACP--UDP-N-acetylglucosamine O-acyltransferase codes for MKQPLAYVHPEAQIAENVVIEPFTTVDKDVVIGEGSHIGPNVTILPGTRIGKNCKISPGAVIGGEPQDLKFQGEYTTVEIGDNTTIREYVTINKGTAAKGKTVVGSNCLIMAYVHIAHDCVVGNNVILVNYTGLAGEVFVDDFAILGGYTAVHQFCHIGKHVMLSGGSLVRKDVPPYIKAGREPLSYVGVNSIGLRRRGYTNEKIREMQEIYRLIYQKGYNNTQALEVIEAELPASRERDDILLFVKDSKRGIIKGYFPD; via the coding sequence ATGAAACAACCTTTAGCGTACGTTCATCCCGAAGCTCAGATTGCTGAAAATGTAGTCATCGAGCCCTTTACAACTGTTGATAAGGACGTGGTGATTGGCGAAGGTTCCCATATTGGACCTAATGTTACCATTTTGCCGGGTACCCGGATTGGTAAGAATTGTAAAATATCTCCCGGAGCGGTGATTGGTGGTGAGCCACAGGACCTGAAATTCCAGGGAGAATATACTACCGTGGAAATTGGAGACAACACAACCATTCGCGAGTATGTAACCATTAATAAAGGTACTGCTGCTAAAGGTAAAACGGTAGTAGGAAGTAACTGTCTCATCATGGCATATGTCCATATTGCCCACGACTGTGTGGTTGGAAACAACGTTATTTTGGTTAACTATACCGGTTTGGCCGGTGAAGTTTTCGTTGACGACTTTGCTATCCTGGGTGGATATACAGCCGTACATCAGTTCTGCCATATTGGTAAGCATGTGATGCTTTCGGGTGGTTCGTTGGTGCGGAAAGATGTTCCTCCGTACATCAAGGCAGGCCGTGAGCCGTTGTCATATGTTGGTGTGAATTCTATCGGACTTCGTCGTCGTGGATATACCAACGAAAAAATCCGTGAGATGCAGGAAATCTACCGCCTGATTTATCAGAAAGGTTACAATAATACACAGGCGTTGGAAGTAATTGAAGCTGAGCTTCCTGCTTCCCGCGAGCGTGATGATATCTTGTTATTTGTAAAAGATTCGAAACGAGGAATTATCAAAGGATATTTCCCCGATTGA
- the thiL gene encoding thiamine-phosphate kinase — MTDEKRTIHQLSELGEFGLINRLTSHLTIHNKSTLKGVGDDCAVLDFNNKKTVVTTDMLTEGIHFNLMYVPLKHLGYKAVVVNLSDVYAMNAIPKQITVSMAISSKFSIEALDELYSGIRLACDTYGVDLVGGDTTSSMTGLVLSITAIGEAEEEDLVFRSGAKPTDLLCVSGDLGGAYMGLQLLERENEVFKVNPKMQPQLEGYDYILERQLKPEARRDMLRIFQEQGIHPTAMIDISDGLSSEIMHICEESGTGCKLFEDRIPMDDQTKQMAEELNVNPLVAALNGGEDYELLFTIPVGDYDKIRNHPDITVIGHITEKSEGTNLVTAGSGQEIPLMAQGWNPL; from the coding sequence ATGACAGACGAAAAAAGAACAATTCATCAACTTTCCGAACTCGGAGAGTTTGGCCTGATCAACAGGCTTACATCACATCTTACTATACACAACAAAAGTACCCTCAAGGGGGTTGGCGATGACTGTGCAGTTTTAGATTTTAATAACAAAAAGACGGTCGTAACTACTGATATGCTGACGGAAGGAATTCACTTCAACCTGATGTATGTCCCGTTAAAACATTTAGGATACAAAGCTGTGGTGGTCAACCTCAGCGATGTTTATGCTATGAATGCCATCCCGAAACAGATTACCGTTAGTATGGCCATATCGTCGAAGTTTTCCATCGAAGCACTCGACGAGCTTTATTCCGGCATCCGGTTGGCCTGCGACACGTACGGAGTTGATTTGGTGGGAGGAGACACTACCTCATCGATGACGGGACTGGTGCTTTCCATTACCGCTATCGGTGAAGCCGAAGAAGAAGATTTGGTTTTCCGCAGCGGCGCCAAACCAACCGATCTTTTATGTGTCAGTGGTGATTTAGGTGGCGCATACATGGGATTGCAATTGCTGGAAAGAGAAAACGAAGTCTTCAAAGTGAACCCAAAAATGCAACCGCAGTTGGAAGGTTATGACTACATCCTGGAAAGACAGTTAAAACCGGAAGCCCGGCGTGACATGTTGAGAATCTTTCAGGAACAAGGAATTCATCCCACCGCCATGATTGATATCTCAGATGGATTGTCATCCGAAATTATGCACATCTGTGAAGAATCGGGAACCGGCTGCAAATTGTTTGAAGACCGAATCCCAATGGATGATCAGACCAAACAAATGGCGGAAGAGTTAAATGTCAATCCGCTGGTTGCGGCATTGAACGGAGGCGAAGATTATGAATTGTTATTCACCATCCCGGTAGGTGATTATGACAAAATCCGGAATCATCCGGACATTACCGTTATTGGCCATATTACTGAAAAGTCGGAAGGGACTAATTTGGTTACCGCCGGCAGTGGCCAGGAAATTCCGCTTATGGCGCAAGGCTGGAACCCGCTGTGA
- the sufB gene encoding Fe-S cluster assembly protein SufB: MEDQNKLLDKVTKSEYQYGFVTNIDSDTLGKGLNEDVIRWISAKKKEPQFMLDFRLKAYRKWLEMEMPDWAYLKIPEIDYQDIIYYSAPKKKKELQSLDEVDPELLSTFEKLGIPLEEQKLLAGVAVDAVMDSVSVKTTFKETLAEKGIIFSSFSEAVQEHPDLVQKYLGMSVPSTDNYFAALNAAVFSDGSFVYIPKGVRCPMELSTYFRINAANTGQFERTLIVADDDSYVSYLEGCTAPMRDENQLHAAVVEIIALDRAEVKYSTVQNWYPGDENGKGGIYNFVTKRGLCKGESSKIFWNQVETGSAITWKYPSCILLGDNSVAEFNSVAVTNNYQQADTGTKMVHIGKNTKSTIISKGISAGKSDNSYRGLVRVAPKAENARNFSQCDSLLLGDTCGAHTFPYIEVSNNSSVVEHEATTSKIGEDQIFYCNQRGISTQDAVGMIVNGYAREVINKLPMEFAVEAQKLLQISLEGSVG; this comes from the coding sequence ATGGAAGACCAAAATAAACTACTTGATAAAGTAACAAAGAGTGAATATCAGTATGGTTTTGTGACCAATATTGATTCCGATACGCTGGGAAAAGGGTTGAATGAAGATGTGATTCGTTGGATCTCGGCCAAGAAGAAAGAGCCTCAGTTTATGCTTGATTTCCGTTTGAAAGCTTATCGCAAATGGCTGGAGATGGAAATGCCGGACTGGGCTTACCTGAAAATCCCGGAAATCGATTACCAGGACATCATCTATTATTCAGCACCGAAAAAGAAAAAGGAATTGCAGAGTCTTGACGAAGTTGACCCTGAATTACTGAGCACTTTCGAAAAGCTGGGTATTCCGCTGGAAGAGCAGAAATTACTCGCCGGCGTGGCGGTAGATGCAGTGATGGACAGCGTGTCGGTGAAAACCACTTTTAAAGAAACACTTGCCGAAAAGGGAATTATCTTCAGCTCGTTCAGTGAAGCTGTTCAGGAGCATCCCGATTTGGTTCAGAAATATTTGGGAATGTCGGTTCCCTCGACTGACAACTACTTTGCTGCGCTGAATGCAGCCGTTTTCTCCGACGGTTCGTTTGTTTACATCCCGAAGGGTGTTCGTTGCCCGATGGAACTTTCCACTTATTTCCGTATCAACGCGGCCAATACCGGTCAATTCGAGCGTACGCTGATTGTAGCCGACGACGATAGCTACGTTTCGTACCTCGAAGGTTGTACCGCTCCGATGCGTGACGAGAATCAGTTACACGCGGCCGTTGTGGAAATCATTGCACTCGATCGTGCAGAAGTAAAATACTCTACTGTACAGAACTGGTATCCAGGTGATGAAAACGGAAAAGGTGGTATCTACAACTTCGTGACAAAACGCGGATTGTGTAAAGGAGAATCGTCCAAAATTTTCTGGAATCAGGTGGAAACCGGTTCAGCCATTACCTGGAAATACCCGAGTTGTATTTTGTTAGGCGATAATTCGGTGGCTGAGTTTAACTCGGTGGCTGTTACCAATAATTACCAACAGGCGGATACCGGAACCAAAATGGTGCACATTGGCAAAAACACCAAGAGCACGATTATTTCGAAAGGTATTTCGGCCGGAAAAAGTGATAATTCCTACCGTGGTTTGGTGAGGGTGGCTCCCAAAGCGGAAAACGCAAGGAACTTCTCACAGTGCGACTCGCTCTTGCTTGGCGATACCTGTGGAGCACATACATTCCCCTACATCGAAGTTTCCAATAATTCATCGGTGGTGGAACACGAAGCCACTACATCGAAAATTGGTGAAGACCAGATTTTCTATTGTAACCAGCGCGGAATTTCAACGCAGGATGCGGTTGGAATGATTGTGAATGGTTATGCACGTGAAGTAATCAATAAATTGCCCATGGAATTTGCAGTGGAAGCACAAAAGCTATTGCAAATCAGCCTTGAAGGTAGCGTGGGTTAA
- the sufC gene encoding Fe-S cluster assembly ATPase SufC encodes MLIVKDLHAKVEGKEILKGINLEVNPGEVHAIMGPNGSGKSTLANVLAGHENYEVTGGEVTFFGKDLLDMDADVRSKEGLFLSFQYPVEIPGVSMVNFLKTALNEHRKYQGKDELKAGDFLKLMKEKKALVEIDSHLTNRSVNEGFSGGEKKKNEIFQMAMLEPKLAILDETDSGLDIDALRIVAHGVNALKRPDNATIVVTHYQRLLDYIVPDFVHVLYNGRIVKSAGKELALELEEKGYDWIKKEVGA; translated from the coding sequence ATGTTAATTGTAAAAGACTTACACGCTAAAGTCGAAGGAAAAGAAATATTGAAGGGTATCAACCTCGAGGTAAATCCCGGAGAGGTTCATGCCATCATGGGACCTAACGGTTCAGGAAAAAGTACATTGGCTAACGTGTTGGCCGGTCATGAAAATTATGAGGTAACTGGTGGAGAGGTTACTTTCTTCGGAAAAGATCTGCTCGATATGGATGCAGATGTTCGTTCCAAAGAAGGTCTGTTCCTCAGTTTTCAGTATCCGGTAGAAATTCCGGGAGTGAGTATGGTCAATTTCCTGAAAACCGCGTTGAATGAGCATCGTAAATACCAGGGAAAAGATGAGCTGAAAGCCGGCGATTTTTTGAAACTGATGAAGGAAAAGAAAGCGCTGGTTGAAATCGATTCTCATTTGACCAACCGTTCTGTGAACGAAGGTTTCTCGGGTGGTGAGAAAAAGAAGAACGAAATCTTCCAGATGGCTATGCTCGAACCGAAACTGGCGATCCTTGATGAAACGGACTCAGGACTGGATATCGACGCGCTTCGTATTGTGGCTCACGGTGTAAATGCCTTGAAACGCCCTGATAATGCCACCATCGTGGTAACGCACTATCAGCGTTTGCTCGATTATATTGTCCCCGATTTTGTTCATGTTTTGTATAACGGTCGTATTGTGAAGTCAGCCGGAAAAGAGCTGGCACTGGAACTGGAAGAGAAAGGTTACGACTGGATCAAAAAAGAGGTGGGAGCGTAA